A window of Variovorax sp. HW608 genomic DNA:
TGCCCTACCTGCTGGCGGGCTTCGTTCCGGCGGTGGCGCTCCTGCTGCCGAAGCCGGGCGCGTGGATGCAGACCCTGCGCCGCCTGCTCGCATTTCCGATGTTCGCGACGGTCGCCTGGCTGGTCTGGGTGCTCGGCCAGCAAAGCGGCATCGACGGCGCGGGCGCGCTGCTCGGCCTCCTGGTCTGCCTCGCGGCCATCGTCTGGGCGTTCACCTTGCGCGGCCGCACCCGGCTCGTGGTCGCGGGCATCGTCATCGCCGCGACCGCCGCGCTGACGGCCGCGATCGGCGGCAACGTCCTGCGGGTCGCCGAGCCGGCCAGCGCCGCAGCATCGGCGGGCGACCGCTGGCAGCCCTGGTCCGAAGCGAAGGCCGCTGAACTGCGGGCAGCCGGCCGGCCGGTGTTCGTCGACTTCACCGCCGCATGGTGCGTCACCTGCCAGTACAACAAGCGCGCCACGCTTTCCAGCGCCGAGGTGCTCGCCGATTTCGACGCCAGGAACGTCGCCCTGCTGCGCGCCGACTGGACGCGGCGCGACCCGGCCATCACCGCCGCGCTCACGGCGCTGGGCCGCAGCGGCGTGCCGGTCTACGTGCTGCAGGCGCCGGGAAAGGCGCCGGTGGTCCTGACCGAGATCCTCAGCACGGAGGAGGTGCGCGCGGCGCTCGCCGGACTGTGAGACCATGAACCGGTACGGGTTGTCACAAACGCATGAAGAATCCGTTCTAAGCTCTCGTGGTTGTTGAGTTTTATCGATTGGAGTTCAAGCTGACCATGTCGTCATCGTCATCTTCCGATTCCCGTTCCTACCGCGCCGCGCGCCGGGCCCGGGCCGCATTGAGCCGCGCCTCGCGCCGCGCCGTGATGACGGCCGCGGTCGCCCTCGGCGCCACCTTCCTCATGAATGCCCAGGCCAACGCGGCCCCCGCCGTCGGCCAGCCGGCGCCCGATTTCATCGCCGTCGACACCGCCGGCAAGCCGCATCGCCTGTCCGATTTCGCGGGCAAGTACGTGGTCCTCGAGTGGACGAATCCCGGCTGCCCGTTCGTGCGCAAGCACTACGGCAGCGGCAACATGCCGGCCACGCAGAAGGCCGCCACCGACAAGGGCGTCGTCTGGCTCGCCATCAATTCGACCGAGCGCGCCGCCAGCGACTACCTGCAGCCGCAGGCGCTCGAAGCCTGGATGAAGGAACATTCCGGCGTGCCGACCGCGGTGCTGATGGACGAGGACGGCGTGATCGGCCGAACCTACGGCGCGCGCACCACGCCGCACATCTTCATCGTCGACCCCAAGGGGACGCTGGTCTATGCCGGCGGCATCGACAGCATCGCCTCGGCCCGCACCGAGGACATCGAGACCGCCACCAACTATGTGAACCAGGCGCTTCGCGAAGCCTTCGGCGGCAAGCCGATCAGCGCGGCGACGACTCGCCCGTACGGCTGCTCGATCAAGTACAAGGCCTGAAGTAACGAGTAACCCCCCAGCCTCGCCCACTGCGTGTGGCTCTGCACCCGCCTGCTGGGGGCGCACCCTGCGGCCCGGCAGAGCCGGTTCCGCGGGTGCCTGCGAAGGGGCGCCTGCTGCGCGGCCTCGGTTGGAGCCGGGGCGCTGCGACAATCGGGGGATGCCTTTCGCCCCCCTCAAAAACGACACCTTCCTGCGCGCCTGCTGGCGACAGGCCACCGACCACACGCCCGTCTGGCTCATGCGGCAGGCGGGGCGCTACCTGCCCGAATACGTGGCGACGCGCGCAAAGGCCGGCAGTTTCATGGGGCTCGCCACGAATGTGGACCATGCGACCGAGGTCACGCTGCAGCCGCTCGCGCGCTATCCGCTCGATGCCGCGATCCTCTTCTCCGACATCCTGACGGTGCCCGACGCGATGGGCCTCGGCCTGTCGTTCGAAGCCGGCGAGGGGCCGCGCTTCGCGCGCCCGGTGCGCGACGAGGCGGCGATTTCCGCGCTCGCCGTGCCGGACATGGACCGGCTGCGCTACGTCTTCGATGCCGTCACCTCGATCCGCAAGGCGCTCGCCGGCCGCGTGCCGCTGATCGGCTTTTCGGGCAGCCCGTGGACGCTCGCCTGCTACATGGTCGAAGGCGCCGGCTCCAGCGACTACCGGCTGGTCAAGACGCTGATGTACAGCCGCCCGGACCTGATGCATCGCCTGCTCGGCGTCAATGCCGATGCGGTGGCCGCCTACCTCAATGCGCAGATCGCGGCGGGCGCGCAGGCGGTGATGGTGTTCGACAGCTGGGGCGGCGTGCTCGCCGACGGCGCGTTCCAGGAATTCAGCCTCGCCTACACCGCGCGCGTGCTGGCGCAACTGCGCCGCGACGGCGCCGACGGCCGGCCGGTCCCGCGGATCGTGTTCACCAAGGGCGGCGGCCTCTGGCTGCAGGACATGCGCGCGCTCGACTGCGAAGTGCTGGGCCTCGACTGGACCGTGAACCTGGGCCGCGCGCGCGCCCTCGTCGGCGAAGGCGAGGGCGGCAAGGCGCTGCAGGGAAACATCGACCCGAACGTGCTGTTCGCGCCACCGTCGCAGATCGAAGCAGAAGTTGCCAAGGTGCTGCAAAGCTTCGGCAAGCCACACACCGACACACAGACGAACGGCGCGACGCACATCTTCAACCTCGGCCACGGCATCAGCCAATTCACGCCGCCCGAGCACGTCGCAGCGCTGGTTGCGGCGGTGCACACACAGTCCCGAGCCCTTCGCGCATGACCGTATTGTTATGACTTGTAAACAGCGAGATCGCCGATCCGATGTTTGTCAAGGGCTAAAAAGCGTGAGGAGGGACTGACTTATGCACAAAACAGCTGTTGCGGTGCGCAAAACGTTCTAGCGCGCGCCAAGCGCTGCTCCTAAAGCGATAGCGTCGCTAAGTCATTGATTTATATGGGTTTTGAACTTTGCTTTTTTTGCGGGCATTCCAGCCGGAGCCTTGATTTCCGGGGCTTGGCGGCGCGTCAAGCCCCAATATCAACAAAGTTATCCACAGAAAATCTGGATGATGTGCAAAGCGCTGACAAATCAACAACTTAGGTCGTTTTGCTCAAAGTCGCTTTAACAAACCCGTCATCCTGGAGCCGGCGTTGAATTGGCGAATCGACGTCGCGGTTCAGACGCCGGCGCACAGCGCACTAGGGGATGTCCTTAGCTACGCCAGTGGCGCGCCGCTGACGCCCGGGGCCTTGCTACGGGTTCCGCTGGGGCGCCGCGAGGTGCTCGGCGTCGCCTGGGCGGTCCGGCAGGACGACGCCGGGCCGGAGGCAATGGAACTCAAGCCGATCGGCGCCGTCCTCGACGCGCTCGCCCCGCTCGGCGACGCCTGGCGCGACCTGGTCGCCTTTGCCGCCCGCTATTACCAGCGCTCGCTGGGCGAGATCGCGCTGGCCGCCCTGCCGCCGCAACTGCGCGACCTTTCCGCGGTCCAGCTTGCGCGGCGGCTGAAGCGAAAGGGCGCCGCTGGCGCACCGGCGGCAAGTGCCCCTGCGCCGTCCCCGGCGACGCTCAGCGCCGAGCAGACCGAGGCGCTGGCGCGATTCGACGCGGAAGCAGGCCCGTTCCTGCTTTTCGGCAGCACCGGGAGCGGCAAGACCGAGGTCTATCTGCGCGCCGTCGCCGCGCTGCTGGCGCGCGAGCCGCAGGCCCAGGCCCTGGTGATGGTGCCGGAGATCAATCTGACGCCCCAGCTCGAAGCCCGCTTCAAGGAGCGCTTCGGCCCGGACGCGGTGGTGTCGCTGCACAGCGGGATGACGAACCCGCAGCGGCTCGCGAGCTGGCTCGCCGCGCACAGCGGCGCAGCGAGGATCGTGCTCGGCACGCGCATGGCGGTCTTTGCGTCGATGCCGGCGCTGCGGCTCATCGTGGTCGACGAGGAGCACGATCCCAGCTACAAGCAGCAGGAAGGCGCCCGCTACTCGGCGCGCGACCTGGCCGTCTGGCGCGGGCGGCGCGAGAACGCCAAGGTGATCCTCGGCTCCGCCACCCCCTCGCTCGAAAGCTGGCACCAGAGCCGTCCGGCCGCAAGCGACGATCCGGGCGGCCGCTACCTGCGGCTGGCGATGCCGTCGCGGATCGGCACCGGCGCGCTGCCCAGGGTGCGGCTGGTGGACATGAACCTGCAGCCGCCGAAGACGGTGCTTTCGACCGCGCTGCTCGATGCCATCGGCCAGCGCATCGCGCGCGGCGAGCAGAGCATGGTCTTCCTGAACCGCCGGGGCTACGCGCCGGTACTGGCCTGCGGCGACTGCGGCTGGAAGAGCGAATGCCCGCACTGCAGCGCCTACCGGGTGTTCCACAAGATCGACCGGACGCTGCGCTGCCACCACTGCGGCTTCACCGAGCGCGTGCCGCGCGCCTGCCCCGAATGCGGCAACCTTGACATCGCTCCCGTGGGTCGCGGTACCGAGCGCCTCGAGGAACATCTGGGCGAGCTCTTCGCGGCAGTCCGGCGGCCCGACGGCAGCGCAGTGCGCATCGCCCGCATCGACGCCGACAGCACCCGCAGGCAGGGCGCGCTCGAATCGCAGCTCGCCGCCGTTCATTCGGGTGAAGTCGACGTGCTCGTGGGCACGCAGATGATCGCCAAGGGGCACGACTTCCGGCGCATCACGCTGGTGGCCGCGATCAATCCCGACGGGGCGCTGTTTTCAGGCGATTTCCGCGCGCCGGAGCGGCTGTTCAGCCTGCTCATGCAATCCGCCGGACGCGCCGGGCGCGATGCGGCCTACGTCTCGGCGCAGGGGGCGACCGCGGAGATGTGGATCCAGACCCATCACCCGCAGCATCCGCTCTTCGCCGCGCTGAAGCGGCACGACTATCCGGCGTTCGCCCAGGGCGAACTCGAAGACCGCGCCGCCGCCGGCATGCCGCCCTTCGCTTTCCAGGCGCTGCTGCGCGCCGATGCGCGCACGCAGGAAGCGGCGCAGGCATTCCTGGGCGCCGCGAATGCCGCGGCCGATGGTCTGCCAGGTGCGCTGCAGGTCACGCGCTATCCGGCGGTGCCGCTGGCGATCCAGCGCGTGGCGAACGTGGAACGGGCGCAGATGCTGCTGGAGAGCCCCTCGCGGGCGGCCCTGCAACGGCTGCTTTGCGGCTGGCAGGCCGTGCTGCATGAATTGAGGCGCACGCCCGAGGGCAAGGGCGTGATCCGGTGGCTGGTGGACGTGGACCCACACAGCATCTGAGCGATCCGCGCTGCCGGTCACAACTGGCCGACCGGCTCCTTGCCCATTTCGACGTACTGCAGGCTCGAGCGCTTTCTTCGGCTCGCAGCACTGGGCCATACCAGCAGCACCATGCTCAAGAGCCCCGCGCCCAGCGCGGCGCCCGTGCGCAGGGCGCCCATGTGCCAGAACAAGCCGGCCATGGTGAGCCAGACCAACCACAAAGCCCCTCGCAACCATGTCGTCATGTCAACTCTCCCGATCCAGGAAACCACTTTAGCAGCGCTCGTGAAAACCTAAGAACTAACAGTATGGAATATTTGGCACTATTGCCTTATTGCGGGGCCTGGCGTGTAGGAAATACTCTGAAACAGTAGTTGACGGCGCATTGAAGCGTTGCCCAAGCTACCGGAAAAGGATGGTTCCAATGACGGATCCGACAAGGGGTGGAAAAGTGAAATCGCCGTTCGCAGTCTTGTGGGGTATTTCGCTCGCGTTGCTGTGGCCGGCAGCGCTTTCTGCGGAGCTGGATCTGCAAGGCAGCCGGCTCGTGGTGAGCGGCATGCTGGACGGCACGGTCATCAAGGCCTTCGAGGAGCATCTCGCGACCGGCCACATCCGGACGGTGGTGTTCGAGAACTCCCTGGGCGGCACGCCGGAGATGGCCAGCGAATACGCCCGCGCGATCCGGGCCAGCGGCGTCAACACCGAGGCCAAGGGCCAGTGCCACGCAGCCTGCGCCTATGCCTTCCTGGCCGGCAAGGAGCATCGCTTCGGCCGCGGCTTCCAGGTGAACGGCCTGCTGATCCCGGTCGACGGACGGCCACGCCCCGCCGATCTCGTGAGCCGCTGGAACGGGGACGACGGCGTGCGGACGCTGGCGGATTTCATCGCGCCCCCGGCGCAGGCGACCCCGAGTGGCGCGGACGCCACCGCGGCCGCGACGCCTGCGGCCGAAGCCAATGCCCCGGCGGCCGTCCCGGGCGCCGCACCCAAGGAACGCTGGCAGCCCAACCAGGGCGTGCTGTTCGTCTCGACGCCGACGCTGTTCGGCCGCGTCTACAACAGCTTCTACTGTGACGGGACGCAGGGGCGCGACATGTCGCGCTGCGAACTGCTCTCCGACGCCGACCCGTACAAGCTGGGCGTCCTGACACCGTAGTCCGGGGCGCCGCGTGCGGCCATCCCGCGACCCGCGGGATGCAGTTCAGCACAGCGCGCAACTAGCCCATCTTTCTCAACTCAACCCTGATTTCGACGATTTTTTGGGTGTTGATCGACGCAAGTGATTGATCCGTATAGGGGTGACTCGGCAAAACGCTTGTAGTGGAGACCTTGGTCCTTGGCATGCAGGCGAGCGGTTCCTAAACTGCGGCGCATGTTCTTGCGCTGCAACCGACGCCTGAAGGACGGCAAGACGCACGAGTATTGGAGCGTGGTGGAGAACCGCCGACTCAGCGATGGGCGTGTGGTGCAAAGGCAGGTGCTCTACCTGGGCGAGATCAACGCGAGCCAGCGCGAAGCCTGGCGCAAGACCATCGAAGTGCACGACGAGGGAACGAGACGCCAGGTGGCACTGTTTCCGGCCGGCTCGATGCCTGCGGACGACGCGAATGCGATCGGCATCCGTCTGGATCAACTGCGCCTCGAACGCCCGCGCCAGTGGGGGGCGTGCTGGCTGTCGTGCGTGCTGTGGCAGCAACTCGAACTCGATGCCTTCTGGAGCGCTCGCCTGGCGCCCTCGCGTGAAGGCACACCCTGGCTGCAGGTGCTGCAAACGCTGGTGGCCTATCGGCTGATCGACCCTGGCAGTGAATGGCGCCTGCACCGGCATTGGTTCGACGCCAGCGCGATGGCCGACCTGCTCAATGCCGACTTCGCATTGGCCGAGAAGAACACGCTGTACCGCTGCCTGGACAAGCTCGCAGCGCACAAGGACGAACTGTTCAAGTTCCTGTGCCGGCGCTGGGGCGAACTGTTCGGGGCGAAGTTCGACGTGCTGCTGTACGACTTGACCAGCACCTACTTCGAGAGCGACGTGGAGCGCAGCGAACACGACAAGCGCCAGTACGGCTACAGCCGCGACAAGCGAGGCGACTGCCGCCAGGTGGTGATCGCCTTGATCGTCACCCCCGAGGGCTTCCCACTGAGCTACGAGGTGCTCTCGGGCAACACCGCGGACGCCACGACGCTGGGCGACTTCCTCGATCGCATCGAGCAGCGCTACGGACGAGCTAACCGGATCTGGGTGATGGACCGCGGCGTGCCCACTGAAGACAGCCTGGCGAAGATGCGCCGCATGGGCGCCTCCTATCTCGTGGGCACACCCAAGGGGCGGCTGACCAAGCTCGAGCAAGGCTTCCTCGCACAGCCGTGGCAGCGCGTGCGCGAAGGCGTCGATGTCAAGCGCCTGGGCGCTGAGGAAGACACCTACGTGCTGGCGCAAAGTGCGGCACGCATCGACAAGGAGCGCGCGATGCGGCAACGCCGGCTCGGTCGCTACGTGCAACGCCTGCAGGCCTTGCAAGGCCAGACGCTCACGCGCGATCAACTGCTCATGAAGCTCGGTGCGGCCAGGCATGAGGCCGGGCGAGCCGCCCATCTGATCCAGGTTCGGCTGCCCCAGGCCAGCAGCAGTTCCAAGACGGCATCCTTCGAGTTCGAGCTCGATCGCGCCCGACTGCGCCAGGTGCGCCGCCGCGAGGGGCGCTATCTGCTGCGCACCAACCTCAGTGCCCACGATCCCGCCCAACTGTGGACGTTCTACATCCAGCTCACCGAGGTCGAGCAGGCGTTCAAGGAACTCAAGCACGATCTGGCCATACGCCCCATCTACCACTCCAGCGAGCAGCGCATCGAGGCCCACATCTTCGTGGCCTTCCTCGCCTACTGCCTGCAGGTCACCTTGAAGGCCCAACTCAAGCGCCTGGCGCACGGCATCACGCCTGGCGAGGTGATCGCGAAGTTCAAGACCATGCAGATGGTGGACGTGCACGTGCCCACCACCGATGGCAGAGAGCTCGTGCTGTCGCGATACACCCAGCCCGAGGCCGATCACCGCATGCTGCTGGATCTGCTGCGGCTGAAGCTGCCCGATCAACCGCCCCCGAAGATCACAGCCAAACAAGGCCGCATCACCGCCGAACCCATCGCGCTGTAGTGGAGACCTTCGAGTTCGTGCTGAATCAAATCAAGCACTTAGCCGGCTTCACCCCTCCCAGTTGAGAAAGATGGGCTAGCGCAAAAAACGGCGCGGGTCTAGCACAAATCGCGGCGCTGACGCCAGCGGGCCGCCCCGTATCATTGCCCGCTTTGCGCCTCCCGTTCCCGTCTTTCCATGTCCTCCGGTCTCAATTTCGCGCAGCAAGAAGCGGTCAACTACATGCACGGGCCCTGTCTCGTGCTCGCGGGCGCAGGCTCCGGCAAGACGCGCGTGATCACCCACA
This region includes:
- a CDS encoding thioredoxin family protein — protein: MSSSSSSDSRSYRAARRARAALSRASRRAVMTAAVALGATFLMNAQANAAPAVGQPAPDFIAVDTAGKPHRLSDFAGKYVVLEWTNPGCPFVRKHYGSGNMPATQKAATDKGVVWLAINSTERAASDYLQPQALEAWMKEHSGVPTAVLMDEDGVIGRTYGARTTPHIFIVDPKGTLVYAGGIDSIASARTEDIETATNYVNQALREAFGGKPISAATTRPYGCSIKYKA
- the hemE gene encoding uroporphyrinogen decarboxylase — its product is MPFAPLKNDTFLRACWRQATDHTPVWLMRQAGRYLPEYVATRAKAGSFMGLATNVDHATEVTLQPLARYPLDAAILFSDILTVPDAMGLGLSFEAGEGPRFARPVRDEAAISALAVPDMDRLRYVFDAVTSIRKALAGRVPLIGFSGSPWTLACYMVEGAGSSDYRLVKTLMYSRPDLMHRLLGVNADAVAAYLNAQIAAGAQAVMVFDSWGGVLADGAFQEFSLAYTARVLAQLRRDGADGRPVPRIVFTKGGGLWLQDMRALDCEVLGLDWTVNLGRARALVGEGEGGKALQGNIDPNVLFAPPSQIEAEVAKVLQSFGKPHTDTQTNGATHIFNLGHGISQFTPPEHVAALVAAVHTQSRALRA
- a CDS encoding primosomal protein N', whose protein sequence is MNWRIDVAVQTPAHSALGDVLSYASGAPLTPGALLRVPLGRREVLGVAWAVRQDDAGPEAMELKPIGAVLDALAPLGDAWRDLVAFAARYYQRSLGEIALAALPPQLRDLSAVQLARRLKRKGAAGAPAASAPAPSPATLSAEQTEALARFDAEAGPFLLFGSTGSGKTEVYLRAVAALLAREPQAQALVMVPEINLTPQLEARFKERFGPDAVVSLHSGMTNPQRLASWLAAHSGAARIVLGTRMAVFASMPALRLIVVDEEHDPSYKQQEGARYSARDLAVWRGRRENAKVILGSATPSLESWHQSRPAASDDPGGRYLRLAMPSRIGTGALPRVRLVDMNLQPPKTVLSTALLDAIGQRIARGEQSMVFLNRRGYAPVLACGDCGWKSECPHCSAYRVFHKIDRTLRCHHCGFTERVPRACPECGNLDIAPVGRGTERLEEHLGELFAAVRRPDGSAVRIARIDADSTRRQGALESQLAAVHSGEVDVLVGTQMIAKGHDFRRITLVAAINPDGALFSGDFRAPERLFSLLMQSAGRAGRDAAYVSAQGATAEMWIQTHHPQHPLFAALKRHDYPAFAQGELEDRAAAGMPPFAFQALLRADARTQEAAQAFLGAANAAADGLPGALQVTRYPAVPLAIQRVANVERAQMLLESPSRAALQRLLCGWQAVLHELRRTPEGKGVIRWLVDVDPHSI
- a CDS encoding IS1634 family transposase, with the protein product MFLRCNRRLKDGKTHEYWSVVENRRLSDGRVVQRQVLYLGEINASQREAWRKTIEVHDEGTRRQVALFPAGSMPADDANAIGIRLDQLRLERPRQWGACWLSCVLWQQLELDAFWSARLAPSREGTPWLQVLQTLVAYRLIDPGSEWRLHRHWFDASAMADLLNADFALAEKNTLYRCLDKLAAHKDELFKFLCRRWGELFGAKFDVLLYDLTSTYFESDVERSEHDKRQYGYSRDKRGDCRQVVIALIVTPEGFPLSYEVLSGNTADATTLGDFLDRIEQRYGRANRIWVMDRGVPTEDSLAKMRRMGASYLVGTPKGRLTKLEQGFLAQPWQRVREGVDVKRLGAEEDTYVLAQSAARIDKERAMRQRRLGRYVQRLQALQGQTLTRDQLLMKLGAARHEAGRAAHLIQVRLPQASSSSKTASFEFELDRARLRQVRRREGRYLLRTNLSAHDPAQLWTFYIQLTEVEQAFKELKHDLAIRPIYHSSEQRIEAHIFVAFLAYCLQVTLKAQLKRLAHGITPGEVIAKFKTMQMVDVHVPTTDGRELVLSRYTQPEADHRMLLDLLRLKLPDQPPPKITAKQGRITAEPIAL